TATTTTTTCACCTGCGTTCATGCAAGCGTACCAGGGGAGGGTGAGATTAAAAGGCAAAGTTAACTGATTTGTTTAATGCAGAGATAGACACATTGTCTACAGTAACTAATTTCACGGCTCGACCAGAACCCGCCGTGCCGTCTGGGTCAATTAAAACAACAGTATTACTGCCTTGAGAAGCAAACTGTAGGTGTATACCGTCTGCCAGTCCGGAAAGTTGCCTGGTAATCCCTGCCATGTCACTCCTTCAACCAGAACTCGCGAAAATCGCATTCAAGACTTCCCATATATCGACTTCTCGTTTTCGACCACCGGGTTTTGCTTCTGGAATCATGTCACTGAGAAATTCATATTGGGTTCGGGTGAGGTTACTGGGGTATGCTTTACTCATGTTGCTCTCTCGGTGCTGTTTATTATCCATTCACAGCTTATACTGGGAGAGCTTTTTTACACCCTGTCTAACTTTTCAAACATCCTCTTAGTGGATATTATGGGTACATTGGTATGTAAGTTGGCACAGGAAAACCTGGTGATACTTGCGGGTAAATCGGTACGTAGGTTGGTGCGGCAAAACCCGGTGATACTTGCGGAGAACCTGGTAAAGATCCTGGATACCCTTGCGGATAAATCGGTATATAGGTTGGTGCAGCAAAACCCGGTGATACTTGCGAAGATCCTGGATACCCTTGCGGATAAATCGGTATGTAGGTTGGTACGGGAAAGTTTGGTGGACATCCCGTATGGCCTTCTGAATAAGTTGGTGCGTAGTTTGGTACAGAAAAGGTTGGATATGCAGAAGGAAAGTTAGTTTCTTGCTGTGTGTTTGTCCAAGGTTGATTGACAGACGGTGCTGCTTGATTGTTAGAGTCAATCCCCAACAATTCTTCTAAAAGAAGTATAGCTTTTTGATTAAGAATAGGTTCCAGAGGTATGGCTAAAACCTCTTGGGCTGTTACAACAACTATTGAAATAGCTAGAATTAATAATTTAGCTAGTTGGTTAGGCTGTTTTGAGAATAATTTATATTGTCTAATCATGTTTTGGCTTCAATTAGACGTCTTAAAATGATAATTGTTACTCGCTACGAGTACCAACTGCAACACAATAAACCGCGGCATGATGTCTCCCGTCAATACCCAACATGGCGTTCATGCTCATGTCATGGAATCCACCGATACAAAGACTGTCGAGTCCCAATTGCACAGCCATTAGACACATATTTTCAGCCTGATGACCAGCTTCCAAAAGCGCAAAGCGGTAGCCGCGCGCACCGTATTTACACATTGATCGCATAAATACAGATGTAAATACGAACAGAGCATTAGCATTAACTGCGTAATCTTGTTGCAATAAGGGTTCTACAAAGTCTGCTGGCACGGCATCATTGACTCGATGCAACCCGTGACCACGGGCTTCATAGTGATACAATCCGGCAGCTAGACCTTCTACCGCCTGGGTGGATACGAAAATTTCAATTGGATAAAGTCCTCCCGCAGAGGGGGAGTTTCGAGCTTCATAGATGTAACCATCTATTTCACGCAACCCATTGATGCCGCATCCTGCATCTAGTAGCTGAGCCAATGAGATCAGTGGCATGACTGTATTCTCAAACGATCGCACAGAGCAACGTCGCTGCAAAAGCTCAGTCAGTGGATTATCACGTGGTGCTGGCGGTAGTTCCAGAAAAGCAGCCTCTGGCAGATACCGCATTTCAGTAGCCGATACACGCTTGACATAACTTTGGGGTACTGGAGAGTTCAAATGATACAAAAGAGCTAACTCCAGTGGTTCGTTAACTTTGTACATCGCTTTGATTTCCTCATCTTCCGAACTACAAATTACGAATTACGTAGCTTGCTTCTCGCCAAAGGCGAGTATTACGAATTAGTACTAAGCCATAGGATGTGGGCAGGGATTTAAGTCACTTTCAGTACGTCGTCCACCATAACCCAACCTTTCTGGTACCTCAAACAAGCGCCGAGTCCCCAGTGGCTCTAATCCATAGCCAAAATATATAGGGACTAATTCACTTACCAAAGTCCGCACTACTCGAAAACCAAGCGATGCGATATCAGGAGTTGTAATCTCTATTAAATAAGGCTCAGCACTTACTGAATGCAACCTAGCAATTACTGATTGCAATTTCTCTGCTTCTGCTGAAGATGTGTAAGTTGGTAAATCTTCGACTTTTACACATTGGTCATGGTGAAACAAAAAATCCAACTCACCCAGCCGAGCCGTTGTGTAGAAAAAAGCGCTGTGATCCTCCAAATTCTTAACATCTTCATATTTATTGAGATTAATCCCAGCACCAGCAGCCATGTGTTCTATGTCACCAAAACGGGCTTGGCAAACTTCAAAAATCGCCTTGCGAAGTGCTGTTGGCCCATCAAGATGACATCCCAGACCAGTTGCAACAGCAGGACTTTTACCTGAATGGTCAATTAACATTGCCATCACAACTGGGACTTTAATATCAGTGGTGAAGTTAAAAGCAACTAGTTCAATGCCAAATCGAGCGTAGTGGCGTAAAATTTCAGTCTCAATTCCTGGTCGGTGGTCGAAATAAATGCGTGGAGCAGGTAAGCGATTTAACCATGTAATGATGAAAGCATCGCGCTCAATCAACTCGCACAAGCCACTATAGGCAGCAAACTCAAGAGTTGGGCCACTAGCCATGCCGTTAGAAGTTACGGGTAGAATATAATCTCCTGGTTGCTCCCCGTCCCAATCCAAATAAACAAAGAATGCTGGGATTAAAACCTGTTGCTTGTTTGCTAGAGCCAGGGCAGCCATCCACGAAGTCTGCGTTGTTGGATCGAAAGCTGGATAGGGAAAAGTTGGATCAGAGTATTGTTTGTCAGAAAAGGAGAAAAAAGTTGGAGGAGAAACGGCGCGTTGGCTTTGCTCACCGTAGGCATCTTCTAATTCTGTGTAACTACTGAAAATTAGTTGCCTATAATCAATGATACCACCGCAGTAGCGCTCTATAGCTTCGCCTATAGCACCAAAAATTGCTTGTTCATCAGTCATACCCCTGCCTACGCCATAACGTAAATCATCCTGCTGTTTACGAAGCTGGAAATTTGCTAATTCAGCTTGCCACAAGACTGGCAAATCAAACTCTGTATAAGGTTTGGTGAACCTATTGATCGCACGGATGATTCCAGTATGCGGGCTGACTAAATCGCGCCAGCGTGGACTAGCAACTGCTGCATTCACTGTGTTTTCTCCTGTCGTGAACAATGCGGACAACCAGGTTTTTTCAGCACAACGTTGTGAGTCAGCTTTGTGCTGAGCAAGTCTAGATGCAGTAATTTACCATTCGTGGCGATCGGTAGACCGAGTAACATTTTCACTGCCTCAAGAGCTATATAACTTCCAACCAACATCTGTCCTATCGGCAAACTTTCTCGCAGCCGTGGTTGAGAACGGCGTTCTCGGTCTAGAAACTGCTCAATCGCCAATTCTGCCTCTGAAAGCTTGGCACAAGCCATAGACCGCATCCGATAGCACAGATAGCAAGGGCCATCCTGAAAAAACACCAGTGGCCCAATAGTTCCCTCAACACCAACAGATCCGCCTGGTAGCAGTGGTCGCTGCATCTTTAGGCATAATCGATTCAAGCGATACGCTAGATTCACAGATACAGCATCGGTGGCCACAATCACGAGGTCAACGTCATCCAGTAAAGCATTTACCGTTGCGTCGTCAGTTAAAGGATCTGTGACGATTTCAGTTTGGGTTACTCCTGCGTTAGCGGAGCTTAACGAAGTTATCGCTTCAATTTGTTGAGCTGCTTCCACACCTTGAAAAGCACCAATTTTATTCACCTGGCTTGACATCATTAGGGAATCGCAAAGACGGAGAAAACCAATACCAGTAGTAGCCAAATTTGTTGCTGCT
This region of Nostoc sp. UHCC 0302 genomic DNA includes:
- a CDS encoding SagB/ThcOx family dehydrogenase, whose translation is MYKVNEPLELALLYHLNSPVPQSYVKRVSATEMRYLPEAAFLELPPAPRDNPLTELLQRRCSVRSFENTVMPLISLAQLLDAGCGINGLREIDGYIYEARNSPSAGGLYPIEIFVSTQAVEGLAAGLYHYEARGHGLHRVNDAVPADFVEPLLQQDYAVNANALFVFTSVFMRSMCKYGARGYRFALLEAGHQAENMCLMAVQLGLDSLCIGGFHDMSMNAMLGIDGRHHAAVYCVAVGTRSE
- a CDS encoding YcaO-like family protein, coding for MNAAVASPRWRDLVSPHTGIIRAINRFTKPYTEFDLPVLWQAELANFQLRKQQDDLRYGVGRGMTDEQAIFGAIGEAIERYCGGIIDYRQLIFSSYTELEDAYGEQSQRAVSPPTFFSFSDKQYSDPTFPYPAFDPTTQTSWMAALALANKQQVLIPAFFVYLDWDGEQPGDYILPVTSNGMASGPTLEFAAYSGLCELIERDAFIITWLNRLPAPRIYFDHRPGIETEILRHYARFGIELVAFNFTTDIKVPVVMAMLIDHSGKSPAVATGLGCHLDGPTALRKAIFEVCQARFGDIEHMAAGAGINLNKYEDVKNLEDHSAFFYTTARLGELDFLFHHDQCVKVEDLPTYTSSAEAEKLQSVIARLHSVSAEPYLIEITTPDIASLGFRVVRTLVSELVPIYFGYGLEPLGTRRLFEVPERLGYGGRRTESDLNPCPHPMA
- a CDS encoding TOMM precursor leader peptide-binding protein; the encoded protein is MKLNDNQRLRLLEHIVIYVAPPDCNDEETMIFNTTRRTLTVKGQALHDVEKIVLPLLDGSRTIGEIRAAIGEKLTDSSLNQCLEFLIDNRLVMESPEDTVDLDSHAYLLPQISLYHELGFEQKDVQKQLANARIAVFGLGGSGLVAATNLATTGIGFLRLCDSLMMSSQVNKIGAFQGVEAAQQIEAITSLSSANAGVTQTEIVTDPLTDDATVNALLDDVDLVIVATDAVSVNLAYRLNRLCLKMQRPLLPGGSVGVEGTIGPLVFFQDGPCYLCYRMRSMACAKLSEAELAIEQFLDRERRSQPRLRESLPIGQMLVGSYIALEAVKMLLGLPIATNGKLLHLDLLSTKLTHNVVLKKPGCPHCSRQEKTQ